One region of Triticum aestivum cultivar Chinese Spring chromosome 6B, IWGSC CS RefSeq v2.1, whole genome shotgun sequence genomic DNA includes:
- the LOC123139250 gene encoding phytoene synthase 2, chloroplastic, which yields MTKKVSAISYQTTDGNELAEGKEDGKDYLPSADGRHRGGYLFFAGKKHRCPHLLYLYTLSLRPCPTAERLPTPPPSAPRRCATSPPPAGARRNLTGPQEPRRLALSPASRRAPPPPHKLVAPSRKPRRWSPRPRDSSPPWERSIELLCTPPASPRRRRRPTLPRARIRPWEVRPLRIRPPPRWTFYLETLLMTEERRRAIWAIYVWCRRTDELVDGPNASHITPQALDRWERRLEDLFAGHPYDMLDAALSDTIAMFPIDIQVGLESLNLGICPKLSVLLIEAPNMSILELKGCGVFSEASINCPCLISLDASFSRQLMDDLWTCHCYWR from the exons ATGACAAAGAAGGTCtctgccatcagctaccaaacaaCAGACGGCAATGAACTGGCAGaaggcaaagaag acggcaaagattatttgccatctGCTGACGGACGGCACAGAGGGGGATATCTATTTTTTGCGGGTAAAAAACACCGTTGCCCCCACCTCCTCTATCTATATACCCTCTCTCTCCGCCCCTGTCCCACAGCCGAGCGCCTCCCGACCCCGCCTCCCTCGGCCCCGCGCCGCTGCGCcacctcgcctccgcccgccggtGCGCGTCGCAACCTCACCGGACCCCaggagccccgccgcctcgcgctgTCACCTGCGTCGCGTCGTGCGCCGCCACCTCCCCACAAGCTCGTCGCCCCGTCGCGGAAGCCTCGTCGCTGGTCTCCTCGACCTCGAGATTCGTCGCCGCCATGGGAGCGGAGCATCGAGCTCCTCTGCACCCCGCCcgcgtccccgcgtcgccgccgccgccccaccctgccTCGCGCCCGGATCCGGCCATGGGAGGTCCGGCCACTCCggatccggcctcctcctcgctggacCTTCTACCtcg AGACCTTGCTGATGACGGAGGAGCGGCGGCGCGCCATATGGGCCATCTACG TGTGGTGCAGGAGGACAGATGAGCTCGTGGACGGTCCCAATGCGTCGCACATCACGCCGCAGGCTCTTGACCGGTGGGAGAGGAGGCTGGAGGACCTGTTCGCCGGGCACCCCTATGACATGCTCGACGCCGCGCTCTCAGACACCATCGCCATGTTCCCCATAGATATTCAG GTTGGTCTTGAATCCCTAAACCTTGGAATTTGCCCAAAGTTGAGTGTTCTACTCATAGAGGCCCCAAATATGTCTATATTGGAGCTGAAGGGCTGTGGTGTCTTTTCTGAGGCTTCAATTAATTGTCCTTGCTTGATATCTTTAGATGCCTCTTTCAGCAG ACAGCTTATGGATGATTTGTGGacttgccattgttactggaggtag